A window of the Helianthus annuus cultivar XRQ/B chromosome 4, HanXRQr2.0-SUNRISE, whole genome shotgun sequence genome harbors these coding sequences:
- the LOC110935628 gene encoding uncharacterized protein LOC110935628, with protein MPRPGPRPYECVRRAWHSDRHQPMRGSLIQEIFRVVNEIHSSTTRKNKEWQDKLPIVVLKAEEIMYSKANSEAEYMDLETLWDRANDAINTIIRLDESTETDVFLQPCIEAALNLGCTPVRTSRSQRNNVSTYYLNIKNPNPNVCPANTLKKTTQETPMTIAPFASHYSQMFNLSMFNPKPQIPILPNDKCLRNKFCFASPPSSTKTPSVYPLYYGNGIHVKDPKIGSGELRQNGEMGFVQKPSFCNRVRENNVTQGGLRYTREEQEHSREHECDLSLRIGPSQPSQSFDMVESDDFDVEARMRKRKAAVSNNLYDNLQFCWNPNNANSPNVSSNGGSLTNAGL; from the exons ATGCCTAGACCAGGCCCAAGGCCTTATGAGTGTGTTAGAAGAGCATGGCACAGTGATAGACATCAACCCATGAGGGGTTCTCTTATTCAAGAAatctttag GGTTGTAAATGAGATCCATAGCTCAACAACAAGAAAGAACAAAGAATGGCAAGATAAGCTGCCAATTGTTGTTTTAAAAGCTGAAGAAATCATGTATTCTAAAGCAAATTCTGAG GCTGAGTATATGGATCTTGAAACCCTTTGGGATAGAGCTAATGATGCCATTAACACCATAATTAGGTTGGATGAAAGTACTGAAACTGATGTGTTCTTGCAGCCTTGTATTGAAG CGGCTCTTAATCTGGGTTGCACACCGGTGAGGACATCAAGGAGTCAACGCAACAACGTTTCGACGTATTACCTTAACATCAAGAACCCAAATCCGAATGTCTGTCCTGCAAACACTTTAAAGAAAACCACCCAAGAAACTCCTATGACAATCGCTCCGTTCGCTTCTCATTATTCCCAAATGTTCAACTTGTCGATGTTCAATCCGAAACCTCAAATCCCAATTCTCCCGAACGATAAATGTCTTAGAAACAAATTCTGTTTCGCATCTCCACCGAGCAGTACTAAAACACCTTCAGTGTATCCGTTATATTACGGGAACGGTATTCACGTCAAGGATCCCAAGATCGGTTCCGGTGAGTTGAGACAAAACGGTGAAATGGGGTTCGTTCAAAAACCGTCTTTTTGTAACCGCGTGCGTGAGAACAATGTAACTCAAGGTGGTTTGAGGTACACGCGTGAAGAACAAGAACACTCGAGAGAGCACGAATGTGATTTGTCACTTAGGATAGGTCCTAGTCAACCGAGTCAATCTTTTGATATGGTCGAAAGCGACGATTTTGACGTTGAGGCAAGAATGAGGAAACGAAAGGCGGCGGTTAGTAACAACCTTTACGACAACTTACAGTTTTGCTGGAACCCGAACAACGCGAACAGCCCAAACGTTTCTTCTAATGGCGGATCGTTGACGAATGCAGGCTTGTAG